In Zingiber officinale cultivar Zhangliang chromosome 8B, Zo_v1.1, whole genome shotgun sequence, a single genomic region encodes these proteins:
- the LOC122015988 gene encoding pentatricopeptide repeat-containing protein At1g60770-like isoform X1 — MAALAPKTRELAKRSSKFLEEALYRRLFREGDSPMTVRKKLEEFLKSHKRVHKWEVGEAIRRLRDHKLFRHALKLSEVMSKRGMNLTVSDQAIHLDLVAKARGISSAEEYFVNLPDDSKNHLTYGALLNCYCKELLSEKAEALMDKMKELGFASSPMAYNSLMNLYSKTDQQGKISSIIQEMKANDVTPDCFTYNIWMRSFAAMKDILEVERVIEEMKRDGRVEADWTTYSNLASIYVDAGMFQKAEDALKELEKMNTTHDAVAYQFLITLYGRTGNLVEVHRVWRALKVARPKMVNMSYLNMIQALVNLKDLSGAEECFKEWDNKHTSYDIRIANVLIKAYIDEGMLDKANDFKKHAKERGGRLNPKTWEIFMNYHLKNENIKMAHWCADRAIKKGRSLGRIWVPPSEAITVIMAYFEKLKDVSAVEEFIELLQKVQKDLGPEVFESLIRTYVNAGIKSPGIRRRLKMENVVVSADTEKLLDSISNE; from the exons ATGGCGGCGTTGGCGCCGAAGACGAGGGAGTTAGCAAAGCGATCGAGCAAGTTTTTAGAGGAGGCGCTCTACAGGCGCCTCTTCCGAGAGGGCGACTCCCCCATGACCGTGCGGAAGAAGCTCGAGGAGTTCCTCAAGAGCCACAAGCGCGTCCACAAATGGGAGGTTGGCGAAGCCATCCGCAGGCTGCGTGATCACAAGCTGTTCCGCCACGCCCTCAAG CTATCAGAGGTCATGTCTAAAAGAGGAATGAATTTGACAGTGAGTGATCAAGCAATTCATCTCGATCTTGTTGCTAAGGCGAGAGGAATTTCTTCAGCCGAAGAGTACTTTGTCAATCTTCCAGATGACTCTAAAAATCATCTCACATATGGTGCGCTCCTCAACTGCTACTGCAAAGAACTGTTATCTGAGAAGGCAGAAGCTCTCATGGACAAAATGAAGGAATTGGGGTTTGCTTCAAGCCCCATGGCCTATAACAGCTTGATGAACCTGTACTCTAAAACTGACcagcaaggaaagatttcaagCATCATTCAAGAGATGAAAGCCAATGATGTAACGCCAGATTGTTTCACTTACAATATCTGGATGCGGTCTTTTGCTGCCATGAAAGATATCCTTGAGGTTGAGCGGGTCATAGAAGAGATGAAGAGAGATGGGCGAGTTGAGGCTGATTGGACAACTTACAGTAATCTCGCTTCAATTTATGTAGATGCTGGCATGTTTCAGAAAGCAGAGGATGCCCTGAAGGAGCTAGAAAAGATGAACACGACTCATGATGCTGTTGCCTATCAATTCCTCATCACTCTGTATGGCCGCACGGGCAACCTAGTGGAAGTGCATCGAGTATGGCGAGCGCTGAAGGTGGCACGCCCGAAGATGGTAAACATGAGCTATCTGAATATGATTCAGGCGCTGGTCAATCTGAAGGATCTATCTGGTGCTGAGGAATGTTTCAAAGAATGGGATAACAAGCACACATCATATGATATCCGAATTGCTAACGTATTGATAAAAGCTTATATCGATGAAGGAATGCTGGATAAAGCCAACGATTTCAAGAAACATGCAAAGGAGCGTGGTGGAAGACTCAATCCTAAAACATGGGAGATCTTTATGAATTACCATCTTAAAAATGAGAACATAAAAATGGCACACTGGTGCGCTGATCGTGCAATTAAGAAGGGTAGAAGCCTAGGTAGAATTTGGGTTCCTCCTAGTGAGGCCATTACTGTCATAATGGCGTACTTTGAGAAATTGAAGGATGTTTCAGCTGTTGAGGAATTCATTGAGCTTCTACAAAAGGTACAAAAGGACCTAGGACCGGAGGTGTTTGAAAGCCTCATAAGAACATACGTGAATGCCGGAATTAAGAGCCCAGGTATTCGGCGACGCTTGAAGATGGAGAATGTGGTCGTAAGTGCCGATACTGAAAAATTGCTTGACTCAATCAGCAATGAGTAA
- the LOC122015988 gene encoding pentatricopeptide repeat-containing protein At1g60770-like isoform X2, producing MSKRGMNLTVSDQAIHLDLVAKARGISSAEEYFVNLPDDSKNHLTYGALLNCYCKELLSEKAEALMDKMKELGFASSPMAYNSLMNLYSKTDQQGKISSIIQEMKANDVTPDCFTYNIWMRSFAAMKDILEVERVIEEMKRDGRVEADWTTYSNLASIYVDAGMFQKAEDALKELEKMNTTHDAVAYQFLITLYGRTGNLVEVHRVWRALKVARPKMVNMSYLNMIQALVNLKDLSGAEECFKEWDNKHTSYDIRIANVLIKAYIDEGMLDKANDFKKHAKERGGRLNPKTWEIFMNYHLKNENIKMAHWCADRAIKKGRSLGRIWVPPSEAITVIMAYFEKLKDVSAVEEFIELLQKVQKDLGPEVFESLIRTYVNAGIKSPGIRRRLKMENVVVSADTEKLLDSISNE from the coding sequence ATGTCTAAAAGAGGAATGAATTTGACAGTGAGTGATCAAGCAATTCATCTCGATCTTGTTGCTAAGGCGAGAGGAATTTCTTCAGCCGAAGAGTACTTTGTCAATCTTCCAGATGACTCTAAAAATCATCTCACATATGGTGCGCTCCTCAACTGCTACTGCAAAGAACTGTTATCTGAGAAGGCAGAAGCTCTCATGGACAAAATGAAGGAATTGGGGTTTGCTTCAAGCCCCATGGCCTATAACAGCTTGATGAACCTGTACTCTAAAACTGACcagcaaggaaagatttcaagCATCATTCAAGAGATGAAAGCCAATGATGTAACGCCAGATTGTTTCACTTACAATATCTGGATGCGGTCTTTTGCTGCCATGAAAGATATCCTTGAGGTTGAGCGGGTCATAGAAGAGATGAAGAGAGATGGGCGAGTTGAGGCTGATTGGACAACTTACAGTAATCTCGCTTCAATTTATGTAGATGCTGGCATGTTTCAGAAAGCAGAGGATGCCCTGAAGGAGCTAGAAAAGATGAACACGACTCATGATGCTGTTGCCTATCAATTCCTCATCACTCTGTATGGCCGCACGGGCAACCTAGTGGAAGTGCATCGAGTATGGCGAGCGCTGAAGGTGGCACGCCCGAAGATGGTAAACATGAGCTATCTGAATATGATTCAGGCGCTGGTCAATCTGAAGGATCTATCTGGTGCTGAGGAATGTTTCAAAGAATGGGATAACAAGCACACATCATATGATATCCGAATTGCTAACGTATTGATAAAAGCTTATATCGATGAAGGAATGCTGGATAAAGCCAACGATTTCAAGAAACATGCAAAGGAGCGTGGTGGAAGACTCAATCCTAAAACATGGGAGATCTTTATGAATTACCATCTTAAAAATGAGAACATAAAAATGGCACACTGGTGCGCTGATCGTGCAATTAAGAAGGGTAGAAGCCTAGGTAGAATTTGGGTTCCTCCTAGTGAGGCCATTACTGTCATAATGGCGTACTTTGAGAAATTGAAGGATGTTTCAGCTGTTGAGGAATTCATTGAGCTTCTACAAAAGGTACAAAAGGACCTAGGACCGGAGGTGTTTGAAAGCCTCATAAGAACATACGTGAATGCCGGAATTAAGAGCCCAGGTATTCGGCGACGCTTGAAGATGGAGAATGTGGTCGTAAGTGCCGATACTGAAAAATTGCTTGACTCAATCAGCAATGAGTAA